In Myxocyprinus asiaticus isolate MX2 ecotype Aquarium Trade chromosome 8, UBuf_Myxa_2, whole genome shotgun sequence, a single genomic region encodes these proteins:
- the cpz gene encoding carboxypeptidase Z: MINFARRSDCHIIPLMDNKMLTVFVLLSALATCMSAPRRCAPEEEALGRCRTPAEERPQCTDMVLGYCQDVPYSYTSFPNIVGHRSREDLETGAEYLLLSVIHGLLNGECCPDIRLLGCSVLAPRCQDNRLMKPCRSSCEMLKKSCVHAFEAIEMAWPYFLDCDRFFVGDEEGCYDPLSELRVKQEVALANISDGGLSTVLQFTYHSNSQMFSILKKTAAKCPQISRTYSIGRSVEGKDLLVIEFSTNPGQHDLLEPEMKLIGNMHGNEVLGRQLLIYLVQYLCSEYLLGNERIQTIINTTRIHILPSMNPDGYEIATSEVADRNDPENIYQEGHEYNGWTSGRENAQNIDLNRNFPDLTSIFYNRRRFRHFRSDHIPIPDSYWLNKVIAPETYAMMKWIRSIPFVISASLHGGELVISYPFDFSRHPHEDRMYSPTPDELIFRQLARIYADAHATMSNNDTERCGALFANKGGITNGAQWYSFAGGMSDFNYLHSNCYEITVELGCDKFPSEEELYPEWLRNKEALLSFMESVHRGIKGIVKDEHGNGIKGATISIKGMRHDITTAEDGDYWRLLNPGVNIVTAAASGYSKVTKRINLPRNVQVGRVDFVLKKVPREPSLDYFNIPELDNYERFDPFNQFEQYSQRELGENGEERTEKPWWWAYFSQSGISAPTWLLRNY; encoded by the exons ATGATCAACTTTGCACGTCGTAGCGACTGCCACATCATTCCGTTAATGGACAACAAAATGCTCACGGTTTTCGTACTTTTAAGTGCTCTAGCGACATGCATGAGCGCACCACGACGATGTGCACCAGAGGAGGAAGCATTAG GAAGATGCAGAACACCTGCAGAAGAGAGAC CGCAGTGTACAGACATGGTGCTCGGCTACTGCCAGGACGTGCCCTACAGCTACACCTCATTCCCCAACATTGTGGGCCACCGTTCACGCGAAGATTTAGAGACAGGTGCAGAGTACCTACTCTTGAGTGTGATCCATGGGCTGCTGAATGGGGAGTGTTGTCCAGACATCCGTCTGCTAGGCTGCTCAGTGTTGGCTCCCCGTTGTCAAGACAACAGACTTATGAAGCCGTGCCGTAGCTCGTGTGAGATGTTGAAAAAGAGTTGTGTTCATGCCTTTGAAGCCATCGAAATGGCATGGCCATACTTTTTGGACTGTGACCGATTCTTTGTTGGTGACGAGGAGGGTTGTTACGACCCATTGTCAGAGCTGAGAG TAAAGCAGGAGGTGGCTTTGGCCAACATATCTGATGGTGGCCTTTCCACTGTCCTCCAGTTCACTTACCACTCAAACTCTCAGATGTTCAGTATCCTTAAGAAGACAGCAGCTAAATGCCCCCAAATCTCACGCACATACAGCATTGGACGCAGTGTGGAGGGCAAAGACTTACTGGTTATTGAATTCTCCACTAACCCTGGACAACATGACCTAT TGGAGCCCGAGATGAAATTAATTGGGAACATGCATGGAAATGAGGTGCTGGGCAGGCAGCTGTTGATCTATCTGGTTCAGTATCTGTGCTCTGAGTATCTGCTTGGGAACGAGCGGATTCAGACCATCATCAACACCACACGCATCCATATACTGCCCTCCATGAATCCCGACGGCTATGAGATTGCCACCTCTGAGGTAGCCGATAGGAACGACCCTGAAAACATCTATCAGGAA GGCCATGAGTACAATGGATGGACCAGCGGCAGGGAAAATGCCCAGAACATTGATCTGAACCGTAACTTCCCTGACCTCACCTCCATCTTCTACAATCGCCGTCGCTTCAGGCATTTCCGTAGTGACCACATCCCTATCCCTGACTCCTATTGGTTAAATAAG GTGATTGCACCTGAGACCTATGCTATGATGAAATGGATAAGATCCATACCTTTTGTTATATCTGCTAGTCTGCATGGAGGAGAATTGGTCATCTCATATCCTTTTGACTTCTCAAGACACCCCCACGAAGACAGGATGTACTCACCCACACCAGATGAACTA ATTTTTAGGCAACTGGCTAGGATATATGCAGATGCCCATGCCACTATGTCTAACAATGACACTGAGAGATGCGGAGCCTTATTTGCCAATAAAGGAGGGATAACCAATGGAGCACAGTGGTATAGCTTTGCTGGAg GGATGTCAGACTTTAACTACCTGCACAGCAACTGTTATGAGATCACCGTGGAGTTGGGCTGTGATAAATTCCCTTCTGAGGAGGAGCTCTACCCTGAATGGCTCCGGAATAAAGAGGCACTTCTCAGCTTCATGGAGTCT GTCCACAGAGGTATAAAGGGTATTGTGAAGGATGAACACGGCAATGGCATTAAAGGAGCCACAATATCTATTAAGGGAATGCGGCATGACATCACTACAG CTGAAGATGGTGATTACTGGAGATTGTTGAATCCAGGTGTCAACATTGTGACCGCAGCTGCCTCTGGCTACTCTAAAGTAACCAAGCGCATTAACTTGCCAAGAAATGTGCAGGTGGGCCGGGTAGACTTTGTGCTGAAGAAGGTCCCACGAGAACCCTCTCTTGATTACTTCAACATCCCTGAACTGGACAACTATGAGCGTTTCGACCCATTTAATCAGTTTGAGCAGTACAGCCAGAGGGAGCTGGGAGAGAATGGAGAGGAGAGGACTGAGAAGCCATGGTGGTGGGCTTATTTCAGCCAGTCAGGAATATCTGCACCTACCTGGCTCCTGCGGAACTACTAA